The DNA sequence ACATTCTGATGAATCACGCAGATATTCCCGATCGTACGGAATATATTTTGGATCCGACCAAACCGAATCCGGTGGAAGCAGTGATAGAAGATGTTCATATGTTGAATATTCTTCAGCCAGAATTCATCATCATGCCCTGCAATACTATCCATTATTTCTTCGATGATATTCAAAAGGAGACGGATATTCCGATTCTGAATATGATCGATCTTACGGTCGACTATATTGCGGAACATTATGAGGGCGCAAAAAAAGTCGGATTATTTGCCACAGAGGGAACGCATCAGAGCCGCATTTACGAAAATCGGCTTGTTGAGAAAGGGTACCAAGTGGTATTGCCGGACAGAGAATTACAAGACAAGATCAATAAAATGATTTATTATTACATCAAAGAGAGATCTCATTTATTTTTC is a window from the Trichococcus shcherbakoviae genome containing:
- a CDS encoding aspartate/glutamate racemase family protein, producing MKKFFGILGGMGTLATTNFLVEMNKRHFPENDQDYFNYILMNHADIPDRTEYILDPTKPNPVEAVIEDVHMLNILQPEFIIMPCNTIHYFFDDIQKETDIPILNMIDLTVDYIAEHYEGAKKVGLFATEGTHQSRIYENRLVEKGYQVVLPDRELQDKINKMIYYYIKERSHLFFPLYYEILEDFKNCGADIVLLGCTEVSLMNSEDEEQRYPIVDAEKVLLDKTIALAKELKA